The Staphylococcus carnosus genome has a segment encoding these proteins:
- a CDS encoding general stress protein, translating to MADILILTSQDEIFDALKRKLDEGYTKDELSVISKNKLHIDSVESTDMKVQSTSGTFSDRVARLLTGEDGEEAVLAHYDLTETERKVCKREILNGNIIILAGKHPHSRKEFKKEFDEKKPEKEYEI from the coding sequence ATGGCAGATATTCTTATTCTTACATCACAAGATGAGATTTTCGACGCATTAAAACGCAAGTTAGATGAGGGTTACACAAAAGACGAGCTATCGGTTATCAGCAAAAACAAATTGCACATTGACAGCGTTGAAAGTACAGATATGAAAGTACAATCAACAAGCGGTACATTCAGTGACCGAGTAGCCCGCCTCCTTACTGGAGAAGATGGAGAAGAAGCCGTACTTGCACACTATGATTTAACTGAAACAGAAAGAAAAGTGTGCAAACGTGAAATCTTAAATGGCAACATCATTATTTTAGCTGGTAAACATCCTCACAGCAGAAAAGAATTCAAAAAAGAATTTGATGAAAAGAAACCTGAAAAAGAGTACGAAATTTAA
- the xpt gene encoding xanthine phosphoribosyltransferase, which yields MEALRQKVKEDGVVIGEKILKVDGFLNHQIDAQLMYDIGETFYEQFKDQKVTKILTVEASGIAPAIMVAYKFGVPCLFAKKAKPNTLNKGFYQTDIHSFTKDKTNSVIISEEFLDEHDRVLIIDDFLANGDASLGLNRLVHQAGAETVGVGIVVEKSFQQGRTRLEEAGLKVSSLCEVASLSGNKVTLVGEE from the coding sequence GTGGAAGCGTTAAGACAGAAAGTCAAAGAAGATGGTGTAGTCATCGGAGAAAAGATTTTAAAAGTTGATGGGTTTTTGAATCATCAAATCGATGCACAGCTTATGTATGATATTGGGGAAACATTTTATGAACAGTTCAAAGACCAAAAGGTTACTAAAATCTTAACTGTTGAAGCATCAGGTATCGCACCTGCAATTATGGTTGCTTATAAATTCGGAGTACCTTGCCTTTTTGCGAAAAAAGCAAAGCCGAATACTTTAAATAAAGGTTTTTATCAAACAGATATTCATTCATTTACAAAAGATAAAACGAATAGTGTGATAATTTCTGAAGAGTTTTTAGATGAGCATGATCGTGTGCTAATTATTGATGACTTCTTAGCAAATGGTGATGCATCACTTGGATTGAATCGTTTAGTTCATCAAGCAGGAGCTGAAACAGTCGGTGTCGGTATTGTTGTAGAAAAAAGTTTCCAACAAGGCCGTACAAGATTAGAAGAGGCTGGCTTAAAAGTATCTTCATTATGTGAAGTTGCTTCTCTTTCTGGTAACAAAGTGACATTGGTTGGAGAAGAATAA